A window of the Acidovorax sp. YS12 genome harbors these coding sequences:
- a CDS encoding PepSY domain-containing protein has protein sequence MKAATLRDYLSVHTWTGILAGTLLFIAFYAGGLSMFAPEITHWARAEPARVGASQDADALATAFFAAHPKVERATLVLASDTNAAPLMRWGKRGEPPQQVELDAQGQLRPVAAPAGEAGHFVDYLHRKGGLPVALDTSEPVIGIVSLLYALALISGVVVLLPSLVKDLLVVRFGRNVKRLWLDLHNLLGVASLPFHVVMALSAAVFCLHDWIYDAQGALIYPQGLRPVVARTEVPRPPVALERAAWRTPTQLAQDAARAVPGFAATALDYRGLGTPKASVFMAGTDDTHFKRRPREGFAVLDPATGALVQDTMAPGQGSGMARAVVSFFALHFGAYGGEPVRVLYAVLGVMGALLFYTGNVLWIESRTKRLRQPPGAVEQPRHVRWIAALNVGACLGCVAGLSVALVAARWLGATALAPDTVLHGAYYAVFAACLGYAFARGAQRAAVGLLACAALATALIPLTSAALPLLATLAPWAEVLDKPYTRGLAYVDGLSAAGAALLAWMAWRTARRAAAPAGQAGFSTPALTT, from the coding sequence ATGAAGGCCGCGACGCTGCGCGACTACCTGTCGGTGCACACCTGGACGGGCATCCTGGCGGGCACGCTGCTGTTCATCGCGTTCTACGCCGGCGGGCTGTCCATGTTCGCGCCCGAGATCACGCACTGGGCGCGCGCCGAGCCCGCGCGCGTCGGCGCCAGCCAGGACGCCGACGCGCTCGCCACCGCGTTCTTCGCCGCGCACCCGAAGGTCGAGCGCGCCACGCTGGTGCTCGCGTCCGACACCAACGCCGCCCCGCTGATGCGCTGGGGCAAGCGCGGCGAACCGCCCCAGCAGGTGGAGCTGGACGCCCAGGGCCAGTTGCGCCCCGTGGCCGCGCCCGCCGGCGAGGCGGGCCACTTCGTGGACTACCTGCACCGCAAGGGCGGGCTGCCCGTGGCGCTGGACACCTCGGAGCCCGTGATCGGCATCGTCTCGCTGCTGTACGCGCTGGCGCTGATCTCGGGCGTGGTCGTGCTGCTGCCCTCGCTGGTCAAGGACCTGCTGGTGGTGCGCTTCGGGCGCAACGTCAAGCGCCTGTGGCTCGACCTGCACAACCTGCTGGGCGTGGCCAGCCTGCCGTTCCACGTGGTGATGGCGCTGTCGGCCGCCGTGTTCTGCCTGCACGACTGGATCTACGACGCCCAGGGCGCGCTGATCTACCCCCAGGGCCTGCGCCCCGTGGTGGCGCGCACCGAGGTGCCGCGCCCGCCCGTGGCGCTGGAGCGCGCCGCCTGGCGCACGCCCACGCAGCTCGCGCAGGACGCGGCGCGCGCCGTGCCCGGCTTCGCCGCCACGGCGCTGGACTACCGGGGCCTGGGCACGCCGAAGGCCAGCGTGTTCATGGCAGGCACGGATGACACGCACTTCAAGCGCCGCCCGCGCGAGGGTTTCGCCGTGCTCGACCCGGCCACGGGCGCGCTGGTGCAGGACACCATGGCGCCGGGCCAGGGCTCGGGCATGGCGCGCGCGGTGGTCAGTTTCTTCGCGCTGCACTTCGGCGCCTACGGCGGCGAGCCCGTGCGCGTGCTCTACGCCGTGCTCGGCGTGATGGGCGCGCTGCTGTTCTACACCGGCAACGTGCTGTGGATCGAGAGCCGCACCAAGCGCCTGCGCCAGCCGCCCGGCGCCGTGGAGCAGCCGCGCCACGTGCGCTGGATCGCCGCGCTCAACGTGGGCGCGTGCCTGGGCTGCGTGGCCGGCCTCTCCGTGGCGCTGGTGGCCGCGCGCTGGCTCGGCGCCACGGCGCTCGCGCCCGACACGGTGCTGCACGGCGCCTACTACGCCGTCTTCGCCGCCTGCCTGGGCTACGCCTTCGCGCGCGGCGCGCAGCGCGCCGCCGTGGGCCTGCTGGCCTGTGCCGCGCTGGCCACGGCGCTGATCCCGCTCACCAGCGCGGCGCTGCCGCTGCTCGCCACGCTGGCGCCCTGGGCCGAGGTGCTGGACAAGCCTTACACGCGCGGCCTGGCCTACGTCGATGGCCTGTCCGCCGCCGGCGCGGCGCTGCTCGCCTGGATGGCTTGGCGCACGGCACGGCGCGCCGCCGCGCCCGCCGGCCAGGCCGGTTTCTCCACACCCGCACTGACGACATGA
- the fes gene encoding enterochelin esterase → MTISTTPRQRPLARAALRAGALACAALALAAPAAEPPLDVGAAPHGTLAPGQALRWPVAVPPGHVVQGDFDAPGAVLDLLDAEGRHLRRLVAEGSSPQGFTWQVAPGQQLQVRAGAEGGQGSESGSYALHLRRALAPAAAAPAGAAPESQRLRALAQALAQGGGTDAFWAERAREGTPLVEPLPGREALVTFLWRGTPHTRSVRLFGSPSGNHDPLQRLDGSDVWWASFRMPLGARLSYRLAPDVPQVQGSAQDQRRMVLATAQRDPLNPRVFPARADAALDAFQGFSVLALPAAPAQPWVAPRPGVAPGQLTRHVVDSRILGNQRPVWLYRPAGAAPQALLVLFDAHAYREDVPTPRIVDNLLADGLIPPTAVVLVSNPSPEARAAELPPNPAFARFLDEELMPWVQAQGLAQPPEATVIAGSSYGGLASAYAGLVLPQRFGRVLSLSGSYWWAPPGELPGWMMRAYAGAPPRAVRFYLDAGRYEGARGGQDGILETNRHLGDVLRARGYAVTQREHATGHDYLHWQGALGCGLVALLNPARFAQGLAACDAPAATPDPAM, encoded by the coding sequence ATGACGATCTCCACAACCCCACGGCAGCGCCCCCTGGCGCGCGCCGCGCTGCGGGCCGGCGCGCTGGCGTGCGCCGCCCTGGCACTGGCCGCCCCGGCGGCCGAGCCACCCCTGGACGTGGGCGCCGCGCCGCACGGCACGCTCGCCCCGGGCCAGGCGCTGCGCTGGCCGGTGGCCGTGCCGCCCGGCCACGTGGTGCAGGGCGACTTCGACGCCCCCGGCGCCGTGCTCGACCTGCTGGACGCCGAGGGCCGCCACCTGCGCCGCCTGGTTGCCGAGGGCAGCAGCCCCCAGGGCTTCACCTGGCAGGTGGCCCCCGGCCAGCAGCTGCAGGTGCGCGCAGGCGCCGAGGGTGGCCAAGGCAGCGAAAGCGGCAGCTATGCGCTGCACCTGCGCCGCGCGCTGGCCCCTGCTGCTGCTGCCCCGGCCGGCGCCGCGCCCGAGAGCCAGCGCCTGCGCGCGCTCGCGCAGGCGCTGGCGCAAGGCGGCGGCACGGACGCTTTCTGGGCCGAGCGCGCGCGCGAGGGCACGCCACTGGTCGAGCCACTGCCGGGCCGCGAGGCGCTCGTCACCTTCCTGTGGCGCGGCACGCCGCACACGCGCAGCGTGCGCCTGTTCGGCAGCCCCTCGGGCAACCACGACCCGCTGCAGCGCCTGGACGGCAGCGACGTGTGGTGGGCAAGCTTTCGCATGCCGCTGGGTGCGCGCCTGTCCTACCGCCTGGCGCCCGACGTGCCGCAGGTGCAGGGCTCGGCGCAGGACCAGCGCCGCATGGTCCTGGCCACGGCGCAGCGCGACCCGCTGAACCCGCGCGTCTTCCCCGCGCGCGCCGATGCCGCGCTCGATGCCTTCCAGGGCTTTTCCGTGCTGGCGCTGCCCGCGGCGCCAGCGCAGCCCTGGGTGGCGCCGCGCCCCGGCGTGGCACCAGGCCAGCTCACGCGCCACGTGGTGGACAGCCGCATCCTGGGCAACCAGCGCCCGGTCTGGCTCTACCGCCCGGCGGGCGCCGCGCCCCAGGCGCTGCTGGTGCTGTTCGACGCGCACGCCTACCGCGAGGACGTGCCCACGCCGCGCATCGTCGACAACCTGCTGGCCGATGGCCTGATCCCGCCCACGGCCGTGGTGCTGGTGTCCAACCCCAGCCCCGAGGCGCGCGCCGCCGAGCTGCCGCCCAACCCGGCGTTCGCGCGCTTCCTCGACGAGGAACTGATGCCCTGGGTGCAGGCGCAAGGGCTGGCGCAGCCACCCGAGGCCACGGTGATCGCCGGGTCGAGCTACGGCGGCCTGGCCTCGGCCTACGCCGGCCTGGTGCTGCCGCAGCGCTTCGGCCGCGTGCTGAGCCTGTCGGGCTCGTACTGGTGGGCGCCGCCGGGCGAGCTGCCGGGCTGGATGATGCGCGCCTACGCCGGGGCGCCGCCGCGCGCCGTGCGCTTCTACCTCGACGCCGGGCGCTACGAGGGCGCGCGCGGCGGGCAGGACGGCATCCTGGAGACCAACCGCCACCTGGGCGACGTGCTGCGCGCCAGGGGCTACGCCGTGACCCAGCGCGAGCACGCCACGGGCCACGACTACCTGCACTGGCAAGGCGCGCTCGGCTGCGGGCTGGTGGCGCTGCTGAACCCGGCGCGCTTCGCGCAGGGGCTGGCGGCGTGCGATGCGCCCGCAGCCACGCCCGACCCCGCTATGTAA
- a CDS encoding EAL domain-containing protein — MSAHRTPPGQPGAGRRHGGRAEPDPAMAPPPTTTPPGPRRLRRALSWLGHRSNRSALALSVLLGVVFAVSSVYLARVQTLDEYRAIAVQLAHYAVQRTDRIREHTFHAFQVLRTQGTADPCANANLALMRRLSYGSDLVVDIGYVRDGRLLCSTAGRHGAGIPLPAPDYLSPSGAQLRLGVQLPFAGEARYTLSTLDGYTTIMRAEWSEDVLGWMPDAGIAIGTLHPRSRKLLFSRGALDAQLIDALSATPPRVNEHERLVVLQGSAFDYVGFAVIPTRELQSRWRARALQMMPVGLLLGLLLAGLVFWVMWRQTSMPAMIRSALRQDEFSMVYQPVVELATGRWVGLEALMRWRRPDGTMISPDVFIPAAERSGQISALTAWVAARVLAETRPLLQADPQFHLAINVTGDDLLDGRFHASLSALLQRHGVAASQLIGEITERVFMHTGQTGEQIHALRALGMRIAIDDFGTGYSSLAYLTRLELDYLKIDKTFVDPIGTGAVTANVVSHIIAMAQSLGLTMIAEGVETQAQADFLRAQGVQQAQGWLFARPMPIDEVRQRMAGGAT; from the coding sequence ATGTCTGCGCACCGCACACCGCCCGGGCAGCCCGGGGCGGGCCGCCGCCATGGCGGCCGCGCGGAGCCTGACCCGGCCATGGCGCCCCCGCCCACGACCACGCCCCCCGGGCCGCGCCGGCTGCGCCGCGCGCTGTCCTGGCTGGGCCACCGCAGCAACCGCTCGGCGCTGGCGCTGTCGGTGCTGCTGGGCGTGGTGTTCGCCGTGTCGTCGGTGTACCTGGCGCGCGTGCAGACGCTGGACGAATACCGCGCCATCGCCGTGCAACTGGCGCACTACGCGGTGCAGCGCACCGACCGCATCCGCGAGCACACCTTCCACGCCTTCCAGGTGCTGCGCACCCAGGGCACGGCCGACCCCTGCGCCAACGCCAACCTGGCGCTGATGCGCCGCCTGAGCTACGGCAGCGACCTGGTGGTCGACATCGGCTACGTGCGCGACGGGCGCCTGCTGTGCTCCACGGCCGGCCGCCACGGCGCGGGCATCCCCCTGCCCGCGCCCGACTACCTCAGCCCCTCGGGCGCACAACTGCGCCTGGGCGTGCAGCTGCCGTTCGCCGGCGAGGCGCGCTACACCCTGTCCACGCTCGACGGCTACACCACGATCATGCGCGCCGAGTGGTCGGAAGACGTGCTGGGCTGGATGCCCGACGCCGGCATCGCCATCGGCACGCTGCACCCGCGCAGCCGCAAGCTGCTGTTCTCGCGCGGCGCACTGGATGCGCAGCTCATCGACGCGCTCAGCGCCACGCCGCCGCGCGTGAACGAGCACGAGCGCCTGGTGGTGCTGCAGGGCTCGGCCTTCGATTACGTGGGCTTCGCCGTGATCCCCACGCGCGAGCTGCAAAGCCGCTGGCGCGCGCGGGCGCTGCAGATGATGCCGGTGGGCCTGCTGCTCGGGCTACTGCTGGCGGGGCTGGTGTTCTGGGTCATGTGGCGCCAGACCTCGATGCCCGCCATGATCCGCTCGGCGCTGCGCCAGGACGAGTTCAGCATGGTCTACCAGCCCGTGGTGGAGCTGGCCACGGGCCGCTGGGTGGGGCTGGAGGCGCTGATGCGCTGGCGCCGCCCCGACGGCACCATGATCTCGCCCGACGTGTTCATTCCCGCCGCCGAGCGCAGCGGCCAGATCAGCGCCCTCACGGCCTGGGTGGCCGCGCGCGTGCTAGCCGAGACGCGCCCGCTGCTGCAGGCGGACCCGCAGTTCCACCTGGCCATCAACGTGACGGGCGACGACCTGCTGGACGGGCGCTTCCACGCCAGCCTGTCGGCGCTGCTGCAGCGCCACGGCGTGGCCGCGTCGCAGCTCATCGGCGAGATCACCGAGCGCGTGTTCATGCACACCGGGCAGACGGGCGAGCAGATCCACGCGCTGCGCGCGCTGGGCATGCGCATCGCCATCGACGACTTTGGCACCGGCTACTCCAGCCTGGCGTACCTGACGCGCCTGGAGCTGGACTACCTGAAGATCGACAAGACCTTCGTCGATCCGATCGGCACCGGCGCGGTGACGGCCAACGTGGTCAGCCACATCATCGCCATGGCCCAGTCGCTGGGCCTGACCATGATCGCCGAGGGCGTGGAGACCCAGGCGCAGGCCGACTTCCTGCGCGCCCAGGGCGTACAGCAGGCGCAGGGCTGGCTGTTCGCGCGGCCCATGCCGATCGACGAGGTGCGCCAGCGCATGGCCGGGGGCGCTACGTAA
- a CDS encoding bacteriohemerythrin, which yields MDTSFVWDDGFVTGLDAVDEQHRALVDLFNELSRALFSQTADSEPVLADVYARLLAYTAYHFREEEEMMAAAGLDPRHLEAHRMLHQQFVDQVRMLWTQRASLADAGTTLVDFLTSWLGLHILGIDQSMARQIVSVRQGLSAAQAFERERETHDNGIQALLKMISKLYAALSVQNAQLAEANQHLEARVAQRTRELEEANERLRTLSRTDALLNIANRAHFNEWLEQACALARRAQRPVGLVMIDVDCFKRYNDRYGHQQGDACLQAVARAVAGCVRRGTDLVARYGGEELAVVLPETDAAGAQAMAERMVQAVRALDLPHADSLAGPWVSISAGMCSQVPNAAPGGASGSAALIARADAALYAAKHQGRNRAVVAECS from the coding sequence ATGGATACCTCTTTTGTTTGGGACGACGGCTTCGTCACCGGCCTGGATGCGGTGGACGAGCAGCACCGCGCCCTGGTGGACCTGTTCAACGAGCTCAGCCGTGCGCTGTTTTCGCAAACCGCCGACAGCGAGCCGGTGCTGGCCGACGTGTATGCGCGCCTGCTGGCCTACACCGCCTACCACTTCCGCGAGGAGGAGGAGATGATGGCCGCCGCCGGGCTCGACCCGCGCCACCTGGAAGCGCACCGCATGCTGCACCAGCAGTTCGTGGACCAGGTGCGCATGCTGTGGACGCAGCGCGCCTCGCTGGCCGACGCGGGCACCACGCTGGTCGATTTCCTCACCTCCTGGCTGGGCCTGCACATCCTGGGCATCGACCAGTCGATGGCGCGGCAGATCGTCTCGGTGCGCCAGGGGCTGAGTGCGGCCCAGGCGTTCGAGCGCGAGCGCGAGACGCACGACAACGGCATCCAGGCGCTGCTCAAGATGATCAGCAAGCTGTACGCCGCGCTGTCGGTGCAGAACGCGCAGCTGGCCGAGGCCAACCAGCACCTGGAGGCGCGCGTGGCCCAGCGCACGCGCGAGCTGGAGGAGGCCAACGAGCGCCTGCGCACGCTCTCGCGCACCGACGCGCTGCTGAACATCGCCAACCGCGCGCATTTCAACGAATGGCTGGAGCAGGCCTGCGCGCTGGCGCGGCGCGCCCAGCGCCCCGTGGGCCTGGTGATGATCGACGTGGACTGCTTCAAGCGCTACAACGACCGCTACGGCCACCAGCAGGGCGACGCCTGCCTGCAGGCCGTGGCGCGCGCCGTGGCCGGCTGCGTGCGCCGCGGCACCGACCTGGTGGCGCGCTACGGCGGTGAGGAACTGGCCGTGGTGCTGCCCGAGACCGACGCGGCCGGCGCCCAGGCCATGGCCGAGCGCATGGTGCAGGCGGTGCGCGCGCTCGACCTGCCGCACGCCGACTCGCTGGCCGGGCCCTGGGTGAGCATCAGCGCCGGCATGTGCAGCCAGGTGCCCAACGCGGCCCCGGGCGGCGCCAGCGGCTCGGCCGCGCTCATCGCCCGCGCCGATGCGGCGCTGTACGCGGCCAAGCACCAGGGCCGCAACCGCGCGGTGGTAGCTGAGTGCTCCTGA
- a CDS encoding protein kinase codes for MKVTLGQHSLAKPGGPNQDFHGAMLPTGHARVARGIALAVADGIGSSRVSQVASSAAVRGFLEDYYATPDAWPVRRAAQQVLAATNAWLHAQNQRGAARFDKDSGYVCAFSALILHGHDLHLLHVGDARICRVHPQALEPLTEDHRLHVGAGQSYLARALGLHAHVEIDTRCWPAEAGALYLLATDGAHGHIDAPAVHAALHQHGDDLDAAARALCEHARAHGSDDDATVQLLRIDTLPEKTGLSTLLPRDGLRLPSALAPRMAFEGYTIVRALHVGARSHVHLATDDASGETVVLKTPAASAHDDAAFLDRFLLDEWVASRIDSPHVVRARAPRRPRGHLFAALEYVPGQTLAQWMVDHPRPALEEVRAIVEQVARGLQALHRRGMLHQDLRPANVVIDAQGTARIIDLASAHVPGLYAADEARPMAIEGTLQYTAPEYLAGQGGDERSDLFSLAAIAYQMLAGQLPYGLQPARLRPGDDPRRLRYVPLAHHRPDLPAWLDAVLRKALHPQPARRQQAAAEFVHDLRAPGPDFHRRRAPPLAERDPVAFWQTVATLLGLAVIGLLGVLARALA; via the coding sequence ATGAAGGTCACGCTGGGCCAGCACTCCCTGGCCAAGCCCGGCGGTCCGAACCAGGACTTCCACGGCGCCATGCTGCCCACCGGCCACGCGCGCGTGGCGCGCGGCATCGCGCTGGCGGTGGCCGACGGCATAGGGTCCAGCCGCGTGAGCCAGGTGGCCAGCAGCGCGGCGGTGCGCGGCTTCCTGGAGGACTACTACGCCACGCCCGATGCCTGGCCCGTGCGCCGCGCCGCGCAGCAGGTGCTGGCCGCCACCAACGCCTGGCTGCATGCGCAGAATCAGCGCGGCGCGGCGCGCTTCGACAAGGACAGCGGCTATGTCTGCGCCTTCAGCGCGCTCATCCTGCACGGGCACGACCTGCACCTGCTGCACGTGGGCGACGCGCGCATCTGCCGCGTGCACCCGCAGGCGCTGGAGCCGCTGACCGAAGACCACCGCCTGCACGTGGGCGCGGGCCAGTCGTACCTGGCGCGCGCGCTGGGCCTGCACGCGCACGTCGAGATCGACACGCGCTGCTGGCCCGCCGAGGCGGGCGCGCTCTACCTGCTGGCCACCGACGGCGCGCACGGCCACATCGACGCCCCCGCCGTGCACGCCGCGCTGCACCAGCATGGCGACGACCTGGACGCCGCCGCCCGCGCCCTGTGCGAACACGCCCGCGCGCACGGCAGCGACGACGACGCCACCGTGCAACTGCTGCGCATCGACACGCTGCCCGAGAAAACCGGCTTGAGCACCCTGCTGCCGCGCGACGGCCTGCGCCTGCCGTCCGCCCTGGCGCCGCGCATGGCCTTCGAGGGCTACACCATCGTGCGCGCGCTGCACGTGGGCGCGCGCAGCCACGTGCACCTGGCCACCGACGACGCCAGCGGCGAGACCGTGGTGCTCAAGACCCCCGCCGCCAGCGCGCACGACGACGCGGCCTTCCTCGACCGCTTCCTGCTCGACGAATGGGTGGCCAGCCGCATCGACAGCCCCCACGTGGTGCGCGCCCGCGCGCCCCGGCGCCCGCGCGGCCACCTGTTCGCGGCGCTGGAATACGTGCCCGGCCAGACCCTGGCGCAATGGATGGTGGACCACCCGCGCCCCGCGCTGGAGGAGGTGCGCGCCATCGTGGAGCAGGTGGCGCGCGGCCTGCAGGCGCTGCACCGGCGCGGCATGCTGCACCAGGACCTGCGCCCGGCCAACGTGGTGATCGACGCGCAGGGCACGGCGCGCATCATCGACCTGGCCAGCGCCCACGTGCCCGGCCTGTACGCCGCCGATGAGGCGCGGCCCATGGCCATCGAAGGCACGCTGCAGTACACCGCGCCCGAATACCTCGCCGGCCAGGGCGGCGACGAACGCTCGGACCTGTTCTCGCTCGCCGCCATCGCCTACCAGATGCTCGCCGGCCAACTACCCTACGGCCTGCAGCCCGCGCGCCTGCGCCCCGGCGACGACCCGCGCCGCCTGCGCTACGTGCCGCTCGCCCACCACCGCCCCGACCTGCCCGCCTGGCTGGACGCCGTGCTGCGCAAGGCCCTGCACCCGCAGCCCGCCCGGCGCCAGCAGGCGGCGGCCGAGTTCGTGCACGACCTGCGCGCGCCCGGGCCCGACTTCCACCGCCGCCGCGCGCCGCCGCTGGCCGAGCGCGACCCGGTGGCGTTCTGGCAGACGGTGGCCACGCTGCTGGGGCTGGCCGTCATCGGGCTGCTGGGCGTGCTGGCGCGGGCGCTGGCATAG
- a CDS encoding formate/nitrite transporter family protein: MAYVAPAEFVTRMVDAGESKLLMSTRDTLIRAYMAGAILALAAAFAVTVTVNTGNPLLGAVLFPVGFILLYLMGFDLLTGVFTLAPLAVIDKRPGATSAGVLRNWGLVFVGNFAGAFTVAVFMAIIFTFGFSEAPNLVGQKLGHIGEGRTLGYSAHGAAGMLTLFVRAVMCNWMVSTGVVAAMMSTSVSGKAIGMWMPIMVFFYMGFEHSIVNMFLFPTGLMLGGNFTIMDYLIWNEIPTVLGNLVGGLTFVGATLYSTHYKTAPKRAA; this comes from the coding sequence ATGGCCTACGTCGCCCCCGCCGAATTCGTCACCAGGATGGTCGATGCCGGCGAATCCAAGCTGCTCATGTCCACCCGCGACACGCTGATCCGCGCCTACATGGCCGGCGCCATCCTGGCGCTGGCGGCGGCCTTCGCGGTCACCGTCACCGTCAACACCGGCAATCCGCTGCTCGGCGCGGTGCTGTTCCCGGTCGGCTTCATCCTGCTGTACCTGATGGGGTTCGACCTGCTCACCGGCGTGTTCACGCTGGCGCCGCTGGCCGTCATCGACAAGCGCCCCGGCGCCACCTCGGCCGGCGTGCTGCGCAACTGGGGGCTGGTGTTCGTGGGCAACTTCGCCGGCGCGTTCACCGTGGCGGTGTTCATGGCCATCATCTTCACCTTCGGCTTCTCGGAGGCGCCGAACCTCGTCGGCCAGAAGCTCGGCCACATCGGCGAGGGGCGCACGCTGGGCTACTCGGCGCACGGCGCGGCGGGCATGCTCACGCTGTTCGTGCGCGCCGTCATGTGCAACTGGATGGTCTCCACCGGCGTGGTCGCGGCCATGATGTCCACCAGCGTCTCGGGCAAGGCCATCGGCATGTGGATGCCGATCATGGTGTTCTTCTACATGGGCTTCGAGCACTCCATCGTGAACATGTTCCTGTTCCCCACGGGGCTGATGCTGGGCGGCAACTTCACGATCATGGATTACCTGATCTGGAACGAGATTCCCACCGTGCTCGGCAACCTCGTCGGCGGCCTCACGTTCGTCGGCGCCACGCTCTACTCGACGCACTACAAGACCGCACCCAAGCGCGCGGCATGA
- a CDS encoding nitrate- and nitrite sensing domain-containing protein — MSTVPPPAGAVSRLVLRAKRLEMQAAHRLGERIALVDALRECIHALQHERGASSVYLASGGERFAQERLDAIAAGAPALARLAALLAAQGEADEDNAQADAEVDAPMLCRMAWVLLGLEALPAQRAAVQARQTSAQDAIAAYTARIASLVQLLSHLADASLLPGVPSVLRPLVALLHLVQAKEAAGQERAAGAHLFASGGCGAQQQEHLAHLIDAQERGLRVFADFAGAALRADWEALQHGEGAVRLERLRRVLCAARPGTVLDAADSEAWFAAASARIGALGGFECALVRHLRTECVRHAAEARQALHDSEGLLHRLRAQPPGSTPADAPGEAAALHALLQTQAERLARTETELQAARRALSERKVIERAKGMLMARLNLSEEAAFRMLQKTSMDQNRRLLDVAEAALALPDIAFARPAEI; from the coding sequence ATGAGCACGGTGCCGCCCCCCGCCGGCGCCGTCAGCCGCCTGGTGCTGCGCGCCAAGCGGCTGGAGATGCAGGCCGCGCACCGCCTGGGCGAGCGCATCGCGCTGGTGGACGCGCTGCGCGAGTGCATCCACGCGCTGCAGCACGAGCGCGGCGCCAGCAGCGTCTACCTGGCCTCGGGCGGCGAGCGCTTCGCGCAGGAGCGGCTCGATGCCATTGCCGCCGGCGCGCCCGCGCTGGCGCGCCTGGCCGCGCTGCTGGCCGCGCAGGGCGAGGCCGATGAGGACAATGCCCAGGCCGACGCGGAGGTCGATGCGCCCATGCTCTGCCGCATGGCCTGGGTGCTGCTGGGGCTGGAGGCGCTGCCCGCGCAGCGCGCCGCCGTGCAGGCGCGCCAGACCAGCGCGCAGGACGCCATCGCCGCCTACACCGCGCGCATCGCCAGCCTGGTGCAGCTGCTCTCGCACCTGGCCGACGCCAGCCTGCTGCCCGGCGTGCCCAGCGTTTTGCGCCCGCTGGTGGCGCTGCTGCACCTGGTGCAGGCCAAGGAGGCCGCGGGCCAGGAGCGCGCGGCGGGCGCGCACCTGTTCGCTTCGGGCGGCTGCGGCGCCCAGCAGCAGGAGCACCTGGCGCACCTCATCGACGCGCAGGAGCGTGGCCTGCGCGTGTTCGCCGACTTCGCCGGCGCCGCGCTGCGCGCCGATTGGGAGGCGCTGCAGCACGGCGAGGGCGCCGTGCGCCTGGAGCGCCTGCGCCGCGTGCTGTGCGCCGCGCGCCCCGGCACCGTGCTGGACGCCGCCGACAGCGAGGCCTGGTTCGCCGCTGCCAGCGCGCGCATCGGGGCGCTGGGCGGCTTCGAGTGCGCGCTGGTGCGCCACCTGCGCACCGAATGCGTGCGCCACGCCGCCGAGGCGCGCCAGGCGCTGCACGATTCCGAGGGCCTGCTGCACCGCCTGCGTGCGCAGCCGCCCGGCAGCACGCCCGCCGATGCACCCGGCGAGGCCGCCGCGCTGCACGCGCTGCTGCAAACCCAGGCCGAGCGCCTGGCGCGCACCGAAACCGAGCTGCAGGCCGCGCGCCGCGCCCTCTCCGAGCGCAAGGTGATCGAGCGTGCCAAGGGCATGCTGATGGCGCGCCTGAACCTCAGCGAGGAAGCCGCCTTCCGCATGCTGCAAAAGACCTCGATGGACCAGAACCGCCGCCTGCTCGACGTGGCCGAGGCCGCGCTGGCGCTGCCCGACATCGCGTTCGCGCGGCCCGCGGAAATATGA
- the nirD gene encoding nitrite reductase small subunit NirD, with the protein MLAKTHPWTTVCQADDIVPDTGVCARVEDRHVAVFRIGTGGFFAIDNIDPQSGASVLARGLVGSLGGRTVVASPLYKQHFDLATGECLEAPAQSVRTYPVRVDGGRVLVARA; encoded by the coding sequence ATGCTCGCCAAGACCCACCCCTGGACCACCGTGTGCCAGGCCGACGACATCGTGCCCGACACGGGCGTGTGCGCCCGCGTCGAGGACCGCCACGTGGCGGTGTTCCGCATCGGCACCGGAGGCTTCTTCGCCATCGACAACATCGACCCCCAGTCCGGCGCCAGCGTGCTCGCGCGCGGGCTGGTGGGCAGCCTGGGCGGGCGCACCGTGGTCGCCTCGCCGCTGTACAAGCAGCATTTCGACCTGGCCACCGGCGAATGCCTGGAAGCGCCCGCGCAGTCGGTGCGCACCTACCCGGTGCGCGTCGATGGCGGCCGGGTGCTTGTGGCCCGCGCATGA